The DNA region TCAGAGGCAGTACGTCCCCTGCAGCACGAGCACGGCGCGGCCGGCGATGCGGACGCGGGCGCCGAGATCCTCGCAGACGAGGTCGCCGCCGCGGCGGGAGACCTGGCGCGCGGTGAGCGCCTTCTTCGCCAGACGCGCCGCCCAGTACGGCACGAGCGTGCAGTGCGCGCTGCCGGTCACCGGGTCCTCGGGGATCCCCGCGGCCGGCGTGAAGAAACGCGAGACGAAATCCACGTCGTCCCCCGGCGCCGTCGCGATCAACCCGAACATCTCCACCTTCGCCAGCGCCGCGAAGTCCGGCTCGAGCGCGCGGACCTCGGCCGCGCGGTCGAAGACGACCATGTGGTCGCGCGCCTTCGAGACCGGGCGCGGGGAGCAGCCGAGCGCCGCGAAGAGCCCCGCCGGCG from bacterium includes:
- a CDS encoding PhzF family phenazine biosynthesis protein, with translation MRFPLYQVDAFTDRPFAGNPAAVAILESWPDASLLQAIAAENNLAETAFLVHETTGWRIRWFTPELEIDLCGHATLAAAHVVFHELRHPGSIVRFASKSGPLSVEREGALLALDFPARPAVPCEAPAGLFAALGCSPRPVSKARDHMVVFDRAAEVRALEPDFAALAKVEMFGLIATAPGDDVDFVSRFFTPAAGIPEDPVTGSAHCTLVPYWAARLAKKALTARQVSRRGGDLVCEDLGARVRIAGRAVLVLQGTYCL